From the genome of Streptacidiphilus rugosus AM-16, one region includes:
- a CDS encoding ATP-binding cassette domain-containing protein — MTRIDKNPESGRPVAVSVRGLVKHYGETKALDGVDLDVHEGTVLGVLGPNGAGKTTLVRCLSTLITPDAGHAVVAGYDVVRQPRQLRRVIGLTGQYASVDEKLSGRENLYLIGRLLDLSRKEARARADALLERFSLTDAATRPARTYSGGMRRRLDLAASMIGRPHVLYLDEPTTGLDPRTRNEVWDEVRSMVRDGVTVLLTTQYMEEAEQLASELTVIDRGKVIANGGIDALKAKVGGRTLRIRPTDPLELHPLVTALDDRRLTGPDAAVHTESDEVVVPIVSDDQLTAVVAEVTARGITIGSISVELPSLDEVFLSLTGQKASAPEQAAPELEEVAV, encoded by the coding sequence ATGACGCGAATCGACAAGAACCCCGAATCCGGCCGCCCGGTGGCCGTGTCCGTCCGGGGGCTGGTCAAGCACTACGGCGAGACCAAGGCGCTGGACGGGGTGGACCTGGACGTGCACGAGGGCACGGTCCTCGGTGTCCTCGGCCCGAACGGCGCCGGCAAGACCACCCTCGTCCGCTGCCTGTCCACCCTGATCACGCCGGACGCCGGCCACGCCGTCGTGGCCGGCTACGACGTGGTCCGCCAGCCCCGCCAGTTGCGCCGGGTGATAGGACTCACCGGCCAGTACGCCTCGGTCGACGAGAAGCTGTCCGGCCGGGAGAACCTGTACCTGATCGGCCGGCTGCTGGACCTGTCCCGCAAGGAGGCGCGCGCCCGCGCCGACGCGCTGCTGGAGCGCTTCTCGCTCACGGACGCCGCCACCCGGCCGGCCCGCACCTACTCCGGCGGCATGCGCCGCCGCCTCGACCTGGCCGCGTCGATGATCGGCCGCCCGCACGTCCTGTACCTGGACGAGCCGACCACCGGTCTCGACCCGCGCACCAGGAACGAGGTCTGGGACGAGGTGCGGAGCATGGTGCGCGACGGCGTGACGGTGCTGCTCACCACCCAGTACATGGAGGAGGCCGAGCAGCTGGCCTCCGAGCTGACCGTCATCGACCGCGGCAAGGTCATCGCCAACGGCGGGATCGACGCCCTGAAGGCGAAGGTCGGCGGCCGCACCCTGCGGATCCGCCCGACCGACCCGCTGGAGCTGCACCCGCTGGTGACGGCGCTGGACGACCGCCGGCTGACCGGCCCCGACGCCGCCGTCCATACCGAGTCCGACGAGGTCGTGGTGCCGATCGTCAGCGACGACCAGCTGACCGCGGTCGTCGCCGAGGTCACCGCCCGCGGCATCACGATCGGCTCGATCTCCGTCGAGCTGCCCAGCCTGGACGAAGTGTTCCTCTCTCTCACCGGCCAGAAGGCGTCCGCTCCCGAGCAGGCCGCACCCGAGCTCGAGGAGGTCGCCGTATGA
- a CDS encoding glycoside hydrolase family 3 N-terminal domain-containing protein, whose amino-acid sequence MTLTLGVCASGADALRSSAPSGLPASTNALSPPAAACTNASRLAGWSNFRLAMTTIAVPASETAPGQVSTEVSQGAGGVLLFGSQAPANLGSLLATLRSHVPGHLGLLVMTDEEGGGVQRMANLVGSLPWAHTMGATWSAAQIQQAVHNVAVKMAAAGVDMDLAPVADVDGRAVVPSATNPDGLRSFGGNTSVVARDTVAYMNGLRSGGVIPVIKHFPGLGDASYNTDFGPAHTLAWSTEQTVGLPPFKAAIAAGAPAIMTSNASVPGLSTNPGSISPTLITYELKGKLGFHGLILTDSLTAKAISAAGWSVSGAAVQALRSGADMILFGPVTNTQAETTAIASRIVSATNSGQLSRARLIDAAGAVLAVRHVNLCT is encoded by the coding sequence ATGACTCTCACCCTCGGCGTCTGTGCCTCGGGCGCCGACGCACTGCGTTCCTCGGCCCCATCCGGTCTTCCCGCTTCCACGAACGCGCTCTCGCCGCCGGCGGCGGCCTGCACCAACGCGAGCAGACTGGCCGGCTGGTCCAATTTCCGGCTGGCCATGACGACCATCGCCGTGCCCGCGTCCGAGACCGCCCCCGGGCAGGTCAGCACCGAGGTCAGCCAGGGAGCCGGCGGCGTCCTGCTCTTCGGCTCGCAGGCGCCAGCCAACCTCGGCTCGCTGCTGGCCACCCTGCGCAGCCACGTCCCTGGACATCTGGGGCTGCTGGTGATGACGGATGAGGAGGGCGGCGGTGTCCAGCGCATGGCCAACCTGGTCGGCTCCCTGCCCTGGGCTCACACCATGGGCGCCACCTGGTCCGCGGCCCAGATCCAGCAGGCCGTCCACAACGTCGCCGTGAAGATGGCCGCCGCCGGGGTCGACATGGACCTCGCTCCCGTCGCCGACGTCGACGGCCGCGCCGTCGTCCCGAGCGCGACCAATCCCGACGGCCTGCGCTCGTTCGGCGGCAACACCTCCGTCGTCGCCCGCGACACCGTCGCCTACATGAACGGCCTGCGCAGCGGCGGCGTGATCCCCGTGATCAAGCACTTCCCCGGCCTTGGCGACGCCAGCTACAACACCGACTTCGGACCCGCTCACACCCTTGCCTGGTCCACCGAGCAGACCGTCGGCCTGCCGCCGTTCAAGGCCGCCATCGCGGCCGGCGCACCCGCGATCATGACCTCCAACGCCTCCGTGCCGGGCTTGTCCACCAACCCGGGCAGCATCTCGCCGACGCTCATCACCTACGAGCTCAAGGGAAAGCTCGGCTTCCACGGGCTGATCCTCACCGATTCGCTCACCGCCAAGGCCATCTCCGCCGCAGGCTGGAGCGTTTCCGGCGCCGCCGTCCAGGCACTGCGCTCCGGAGCCGACATGATTCTCTTCGGCCCGGTCACGAACACCCAGGCCGAGACCACCGCCATCGCCTCACGCATCGTGTCCGCGACCAATAGCGGCCAACTTTCCCGGGCCCGCCTCATCGACGCCGCGGGCGCCGTCCTGGCCGTGCGGCACGTCAACCTCTGTACGTGA
- a CDS encoding oxygenase MpaB family protein, with protein MDQQERLRHLVLNTHPEDLKIGLTLGLWRTFAHPDVARQLASAGGLINDPAGRASATGDALLGLMEEGLDSPASKPVLARLQGIHDGIDPDLMRFVLTAFTLPPIRFIDQYGWRPLTDTERNDYLSFASGLARELGIQPPAGDVAEWTRWADAYEQQHFGPSCHSLSLWQFAGAPLAARRLPRPLRRPLQRSVANVAGALLDARVRSALGLAAPSATGKHATAALLRLRGWVIRRRQTS; from the coding sequence ATGGACCAGCAAGAGCGACTGCGCCACCTGGTCCTGAACACCCATCCCGAAGATCTCAAAATCGGACTGACTCTCGGGCTGTGGCGCACCTTCGCCCACCCCGACGTCGCCCGCCAACTCGCGAGTGCCGGAGGACTGATCAACGATCCCGCCGGAAGAGCCAGCGCCACAGGCGATGCCTTGCTGGGCCTGATGGAGGAAGGCCTCGACAGTCCCGCGAGCAAACCCGTTCTGGCCCGGCTCCAGGGCATCCACGACGGCATAGACCCAGACCTCATGCGGTTTGTGCTCACCGCCTTCACTCTGCCGCCCATCCGCTTCATCGACCAGTACGGCTGGCGGCCCCTGACTGACACCGAGCGCAACGACTACCTCAGCTTCGCCAGCGGGCTGGCCCGGGAACTCGGCATCCAACCCCCTGCCGGGGACGTCGCCGAATGGACTCGCTGGGCCGACGCCTACGAGCAGCAGCATTTCGGCCCCTCCTGCCACTCCCTGTCCCTGTGGCAATTCGCCGGAGCGCCCCTCGCCGCCCGCCGACTGCCGCGCCCACTCCGCCGCCCCCTGCAACGCAGCGTCGCCAACGTCGCAGGCGCCCTGCTCGACGCCCGGGTCCGCAGCGCCCTGGGGCTGGCCGCCCCCAGCGCCACCGGCAAGCACGCCACGGCTGCACTGCTGCGCCTGCGCGGTTGGGTCATCCGCCGGCGGCAGACCTCATAG
- a CDS encoding maleylpyruvate isomerase N-terminal domain-containing protein produces MHKTLEFPDLLRLIDDRSTAFRAAIAAAPSLDLPVPTCPEWTLADLVQHIGEGRRRWAATVAAGPDATSRTPAQGDAVAPQEPEAVLAWLAGSTELLLAALREAGPDQGCFTGWGNTQTPHTAGGVARHQVQEIAVHTYDAELTVGESPSLPLEVALDGVEENLFIASFTTSAWPHKPTAFDLHATEGRSWRLTVDGDGARTTQLPAVGEDPDAAGLSISGTANELVLWLYNRITVDSLQLDGDRGLLDLLLAWEPEDWG; encoded by the coding sequence GTGCACAAGACTCTGGAGTTCCCCGATCTGCTGCGTCTGATCGACGATCGTTCGACCGCGTTCCGCGCCGCGATCGCCGCCGCGCCCAGCCTCGACCTGCCCGTGCCGACCTGCCCCGAGTGGACGCTGGCCGACCTGGTGCAGCACATCGGCGAGGGTCGCCGCCGCTGGGCCGCCACCGTCGCCGCCGGGCCGGACGCCACGTCCAGGACCCCGGCCCAGGGTGACGCGGTCGCGCCGCAGGAGCCGGAGGCCGTGCTGGCCTGGCTGGCCGGCTCCACCGAACTGCTGCTGGCGGCCCTGCGGGAGGCCGGTCCGGACCAGGGCTGCTTCACCGGCTGGGGCAACACCCAGACGCCGCACACCGCCGGTGGCGTCGCCCGGCACCAGGTCCAGGAGATCGCGGTGCACACCTACGACGCCGAGCTCACCGTGGGAGAGTCGCCCTCCCTGCCGCTCGAGGTGGCGCTCGACGGTGTCGAGGAGAACCTGTTCATCGCCAGCTTCACGACGAGCGCCTGGCCGCACAAGCCCACCGCCTTCGACCTCCACGCCACCGAGGGCCGCTCCTGGCGCCTCACGGTCGACGGCGACGGCGCACGGACCACCCAACTGCCCGCTGTCGGCGAGGACCCGGACGCGGCAGGCCTCTCGATCAGCGGTACGGCCAACGAGCTGGTCCTCTGGCTGTACAACCGCATCACCGTGGACTCCCTGCAGCTTGACGGCGACCGGGGGTTGCTGGACCTGCTCCTCGCCTGGGAACCGGAGGACTGGGGCTGA
- a CDS encoding helix-turn-helix transcriptional regulator — MAGASARQWPFVGRRGELEQIGDALEDEGCAAVLIAGPSGVGKSRLAAEALELFRGRGHAGTHVLASGNASAVPLSALLPILPSDPGTENPRRLFEGAAQLVRDRTAGGGGRLVLVVDDIDLLDVTSLALLAYLLAHSPVFLIATQRTGTSVPDMLEALWRGGRALRLTLERLQRLGVETLLHLALGAPVTAAAAQALWEASVGNLLHLRELVLAACAEGALDGREGAWRLVGRLSATGGVRALVGERLERLSPAERAVLELLALCQPIGLSDLLQVAAEEVLAELERTGLLVVQLNRRRQEVSLAHPLHAEVLRETMPRLTARRLLLAQVERVRAHGARRGGDPLLVASWLLDATGECDPELLIRAAGLAHFGHDMDRTVRLAGAALASGPQVRASLLLGAALGESGRGAEAVACLREAFEAADAAEAGPVAQVLAINLYYGTGDPEGALDCLRRAAARRAPGRAPELAAAQATYLSMSGRTTEAAALLDAELPDGWEAFTAPGGAASAQGAPIGEGAAGSAVTRVHVLRAGARVLLDSGRFTEAAQVAERGFEEHLATHERSTLHHPAGSLLAWVNAELELGDLARAAALVERGQAMALSDGADSLTPWYSWQSGRIALVAGRPATAERHFLEAAAQARAATDPTPDLLAQAGLVLARAARRDVEGVAAPLRRLEELARRLPLRHADIDRARAWALLPAGGAGQARELLLASAGEYGAHGHRAHTVSLLHEALRLGDRGAAATLATAAGAVDGPAAAARAAHARAVLDRDPEALTAAAEAFEGLGAELLAAEALLGAAQLWRDRGGQRAAAAADVRAAALAARCEGALPPELLDWHTTSPLSAREREVSLLVAEGLSSRQIAERLFLSVRTVDNHLQNIYAKLGVANRGELAATVAVPGRATGAEGASR; from the coding sequence GTGGCGGGGGCGTCCGCCCGGCAGTGGCCGTTCGTGGGTCGCCGGGGCGAACTGGAACAGATCGGTGACGCACTGGAGGACGAGGGCTGCGCGGCGGTGCTGATCGCCGGGCCGTCCGGAGTCGGGAAGTCGCGGCTGGCGGCCGAGGCGTTGGAGCTGTTCCGGGGACGCGGCCACGCGGGCACGCATGTCCTCGCCAGCGGCAACGCCTCGGCCGTGCCGCTGTCGGCGCTGCTGCCGATCCTGCCCTCCGACCCCGGCACCGAGAACCCGCGGCGGCTGTTCGAGGGGGCGGCCCAGCTGGTCAGGGACAGGACCGCGGGAGGGGGAGGGCGGCTGGTGCTGGTGGTCGACGACATCGATCTGCTGGACGTCACCTCGCTGGCGCTGCTGGCCTATCTGCTCGCGCACAGCCCGGTCTTCCTGATCGCCACGCAGCGCACCGGCACCTCGGTGCCGGACATGCTGGAGGCGCTCTGGCGCGGCGGCCGGGCGTTGCGGCTGACCCTGGAACGGCTGCAGCGCCTCGGGGTGGAGACCCTGCTGCACCTGGCGCTCGGCGCTCCCGTCACGGCGGCCGCCGCGCAGGCGCTGTGGGAGGCCAGTGTCGGCAATCTGCTGCACCTGCGTGAACTGGTGCTCGCCGCCTGCGCCGAGGGGGCGCTGGACGGCCGGGAGGGGGCCTGGCGGCTGGTCGGCAGGCTGTCCGCCACCGGCGGGGTACGCGCTCTGGTCGGCGAGCGGCTGGAGCGGCTGAGCCCGGCGGAACGGGCGGTGCTCGAGCTTCTGGCGCTGTGTCAGCCGATCGGCCTCTCCGACCTCCTGCAGGTGGCCGCCGAGGAGGTGCTGGCCGAACTGGAGCGCACCGGACTGCTCGTGGTCCAGCTGAACCGGCGCCGCCAGGAGGTCTCGCTCGCGCATCCGCTGCACGCCGAGGTGCTCCGGGAGACGATGCCCAGGCTCACCGCCCGTCGGCTGCTGCTGGCGCAGGTGGAACGGGTGCGCGCGCACGGGGCCAGGCGCGGCGGCGACCCGCTGCTCGTGGCGTCCTGGCTGCTGGACGCGACCGGCGAGTGCGATCCGGAACTGCTGATCCGCGCCGCCGGGTTGGCCCATTTCGGACACGACATGGACCGCACAGTGCGACTGGCCGGGGCGGCGCTGGCGTCCGGACCGCAGGTGCGCGCCTCGCTGCTGCTGGGAGCCGCGCTCGGCGAGTCGGGACGGGGGGCGGAGGCGGTGGCCTGCCTGCGGGAGGCCTTCGAGGCGGCCGACGCCGCGGAGGCGGGACCGGTCGCACAGGTGCTGGCCATCAACCTCTACTACGGGACGGGCGATCCGGAAGGGGCACTCGACTGTCTGCGCAGGGCGGCTGCCCGTCGCGCGCCCGGTCGCGCCCCTGAGCTGGCGGCCGCGCAGGCCACCTACCTCTCGATGTCCGGCCGCACGACCGAGGCGGCGGCCCTGCTCGACGCCGAACTGCCGGACGGCTGGGAGGCGTTCACCGCGCCGGGCGGCGCAGCCTCCGCGCAGGGTGCGCCGATCGGCGAGGGCGCGGCGGGCTCCGCGGTCACCCGCGTGCACGTGCTGCGGGCCGGAGCCAGGGTGCTGCTGGACAGCGGCCGGTTCACCGAGGCGGCGCAGGTGGCGGAACGCGGCTTCGAGGAGCACCTGGCCACCCACGAGCGCAGCACCCTGCACCACCCCGCGGGCTCCCTGCTGGCCTGGGTCAACGCCGAGCTGGAGCTCGGCGACCTGGCGCGGGCGGCGGCGTTGGTCGAGCGCGGACAGGCGATGGCCCTGAGCGACGGCGCCGACTCGCTCACCCCCTGGTACTCCTGGCAGTCGGGCAGGATCGCGCTGGTGGCGGGGCGCCCGGCGACCGCGGAGCGGCACTTCCTCGAGGCCGCCGCCCAGGCGCGCGCCGCCACCGACCCCACCCCCGACCTGCTGGCCCAGGCGGGACTTGTACTGGCCCGCGCGGCCCGCAGGGACGTCGAAGGGGTGGCCGCGCCGCTGCGGCGACTGGAGGAGTTGGCACGGCGGCTGCCGCTGCGGCACGCCGACATCGACCGGGCCCGCGCCTGGGCCCTGCTGCCCGCCGGCGGGGCCGGCCAGGCCCGCGAGCTGCTGCTCGCCTCGGCCGGGGAGTACGGCGCCCACGGTCACCGCGCCCACACCGTGAGCCTGCTGCACGAGGCACTGCGTCTGGGCGACCGCGGTGCCGCCGCGACGCTGGCCACCGCGGCCGGCGCCGTGGACGGACCGGCTGCCGCGGCCCGCGCCGCGCACGCGCGGGCGGTGCTGGACCGTGACCCCGAGGCGCTCACCGCCGCCGCCGAGGCGTTCGAGGGCCTGGGGGCGGAGCTGCTGGCGGCCGAGGCGCTGCTCGGAGCCGCGCAGCTGTGGCGGGACCGGGGCGGACAGCGCGCGGCCGCGGCTGCCGACGTCCGCGCGGCCGCGCTCGCCGCACGCTGCGAGGGCGCGCTGCCCCCCGAGCTGCTGGACTGGCACACCACCTCGCCGCTGAGCGCCAGGGAACGCGAGGTCTCGCTGTTGGTCGCCGAGGGGCTGAGCAGCCGTCAGATCGCGGAGCGGTTGTTCCTGTCGGTCCGCACCGTCGACAACCATCTGCAGAACATCTACGCCAAGCTGGGGGTGGCCAACCGGGGCGAGCTCGCCGCGACGGTCGCCGTCCCAGGCCGGGCGACGGGCGCCGAAGGAGCGAGCCGATGA
- a CDS encoding inositol monophosphatase family protein produces MSETLPTTDVAASDADLLDRTAIAVRAAGSALRERFGDVVDYRTRDELMRALAANDDTALAILRPALTHLRPQAGWVEDELDGGALPPGEWWVVDPAEGNVNHLHALPEWAVTATLVRDNQPVLTVVHLPLTGETYTALMGAGAHLDGRPLRVSRTADLGLGIVATSQARPDEDEKVVRRVGSSITAMLFDALVVRTAVPATLHLVNVAAGRIDAFWQFAGARADLLPGVLLVTEAGGRVSDAQGRPWTPQSESLLAAAPGVHAQAVATLSR; encoded by the coding sequence ATGTCCGAAACGCTGCCGACCACTGACGTCGCCGCCTCCGACGCCGACCTGCTCGACCGGACCGCGATCGCCGTGCGCGCGGCCGGCTCCGCGCTGCGCGAGCGCTTCGGTGACGTGGTCGACTACCGGACCCGCGACGAACTGATGCGCGCGCTCGCCGCCAACGACGACACCGCCCTGGCCATCCTGCGCCCGGCCCTCACACACCTGCGCCCGCAGGCGGGGTGGGTGGAGGACGAGCTCGACGGCGGCGCGCTGCCGCCCGGCGAATGGTGGGTCGTGGATCCGGCCGAAGGCAACGTCAACCACCTCCACGCCCTGCCGGAGTGGGCGGTCACCGCCACCCTCGTGCGGGACAACCAGCCGGTCCTCACCGTGGTCCACCTGCCGCTGACCGGCGAGACCTACACCGCCCTCATGGGCGCGGGCGCGCACCTCGACGGCCGACCGCTGCGCGTCTCCCGGACCGCGGATCTCGGCCTCGGCATCGTGGCCACCAGCCAGGCCCGGCCGGACGAGGACGAGAAGGTCGTGCGGCGCGTGGGCTCCTCGATCACCGCGATGCTCTTCGACGCGCTCGTCGTGCGCACCGCCGTGCCCGCGACCCTGCACCTGGTGAACGTGGCCGCCGGCCGGATCGACGCCTTCTGGCAGTTCGCCGGCGCCCGCGCGGACCTGCTCCCCGGGGTGCTGCTCGTCACCGAGGCCGGCGGACGCGTCTCCGACGCTCAGGGCCGCCCCTGGACCCCGCAGAGCGAGAGCCTCCTGGCCGCCGCGCCAGGCGTCCACGCCCAGGCCGTCGCCACACTCTCGCGCTGA
- a CDS encoding ABC transporter permease, whose product MSAATLSPTLPTITVEADPKIGLRGHLRHTGALIRRNLLWIKQDPESMMDAVLMPVIFTLLFVYVFGGSIGQSLGGGQAAYVQYVIPGMIAMMSMNIAQAVGTGFNEDFNKGIMDRFRSLPIGRGSVLIAKIAVELIRLVVAVTIQMIVALLVGYHINGHWGGLLASIGLSALFGSAVMWIFLVLGVTMKNAQSVQAMGFLVMMPLQFGSSIFAPTSSMPGWLESFTKYNPMSGLADAARGLMTGGPIAHGLTVTLAWTAGLTLVMAPIAIRKFTKKT is encoded by the coding sequence ATGAGCGCCGCCACCCTGTCCCCCACCCTTCCGACCATCACCGTCGAGGCCGACCCGAAGATCGGCCTGCGCGGCCACCTGCGCCACACCGGCGCGCTGATCCGCCGCAACCTGCTGTGGATCAAGCAGGACCCCGAGTCCATGATGGACGCGGTCCTGATGCCGGTGATCTTCACCCTGCTCTTCGTCTACGTCTTCGGCGGCTCGATCGGCCAGTCGCTCGGCGGCGGCCAGGCCGCGTACGTGCAGTACGTCATCCCGGGCATGATCGCGATGATGAGCATGAACATCGCCCAGGCCGTCGGCACGGGCTTCAACGAGGACTTCAACAAGGGCATCATGGACCGCTTCCGGTCCCTGCCCATCGGCCGCGGCTCGGTGCTGATCGCGAAGATCGCGGTCGAGCTGATCCGGCTCGTGGTCGCGGTCACCATCCAGATGATCGTCGCGCTGCTGGTCGGGTACCACATCAACGGCCACTGGGGCGGTCTGCTGGCGTCGATCGGCCTGTCCGCGCTGTTCGGCTCCGCCGTGATGTGGATCTTCCTGGTCCTCGGTGTGACCATGAAGAACGCGCAGTCCGTGCAGGCGATGGGCTTCCTGGTGATGATGCCTCTTCAGTTCGGCTCGTCGATCTTCGCGCCGACCAGCTCGATGCCGGGCTGGCTGGAGAGCTTCACCAAGTACAACCCGATGTCCGGCCTCGCCGACGCCGCCCGCGGCCTGATGACCGGCGGCCCGATCGCCCACGGCCTGACCGTCACACTCGCGTGGACCGCCGGTCTGACCCTGGTCATGGCGCCGATCGCGATCCGCAAGTTCACGAAGAAGACCTGA
- a CDS encoding NADPH-dependent F420 reductase, giving the protein MTTIAVLGNGRVGGNLAAALTRAGHQVTVADREPGAAANAARTSEVVINATPGAGSLERLAALRAELQGKILVDVSNATTDGPDGLPADLLYPGSSLAEQLQEALPGTSVVKTLNTMLFPVMTAPDTLAQPPTAFLSGEGPQAKQTVRALLADLGWHPERITDLGGIRTARATEAAILFVPHVIRSSGFAPFAISVAR; this is encoded by the coding sequence ATGACCACGATCGCAGTTCTCGGAAACGGCCGCGTCGGCGGCAACCTCGCCGCAGCCCTCACTCGGGCAGGACATCAGGTGACGGTGGCGGACCGCGAGCCGGGCGCCGCCGCCAACGCCGCCCGGACATCCGAGGTCGTCATCAACGCCACCCCGGGCGCCGGCTCACTGGAACGTCTCGCCGCCCTGCGCGCCGAACTGCAGGGCAAGATCCTTGTCGACGTCTCCAACGCCACCACCGACGGACCGGACGGACTTCCCGCCGACCTGCTCTACCCCGGCTCCAGCCTCGCCGAGCAGCTCCAGGAGGCGCTCCCCGGAACCAGCGTCGTCAAGACACTCAACACCATGCTCTTCCCTGTGATGACCGCACCGGACACGCTCGCCCAGCCGCCGACCGCGTTCCTCTCCGGTGAGGGTCCGCAGGCCAAGCAGACCGTCCGCGCACTGCTCGCCGACCTCGGCTGGCACCCGGAGCGGATCACCGACCTCGGCGGCATCCGGACCGCCCGTGCCACCGAGGCTGCGATCCTGTTCGTGCCGCACGTGATCCGCTCCAGTGGATTCGCACCCTTCGCGATCTCCGTAGCCCGCTGA